The nucleotide window ttagtttactAGATAAGCGATATGTTTcagacaattttatattaatgatataaaatatatatatacattaaacaACAAAAAAGGTGTCGTCAGAAGGTGatactataaaaaaaagttgtttttttcattaataatgagTTTTCAGTTTCTCAGAGCGTATACTTAagttatatgtttctagatgaGACACATTCTTTGAAAACAGTATTATCCAgtcaataaaaaatttcattaaagtttTCCATGTACAATAGCatcaaatattgtaataaataaaataaactgtgtAATACTGCCACATTAGTTATATGTGGATTTGTAGATACTATGTATAATGTCTGTATGTGCACgggatataattataaataatccgaAAAGTAAATATTGCTTACTTTCAAACAAggtatttaaagtaaatattttaatggatactaaatgaacaaaaatttcaatgagtagaaaaataaattataaaaagttgTCACTATATAAAATGGTCATTATTTTGATATCATTGTTCTGTTAAAATCTTTTTAAGCACTGCATTATAATAATTCTTAGTCGCCTTCTAATCTTTTGATCACCATTACAGAAAATGTGTGTTGAATTATCTCCTATTTGAATTAAAGTATCTTCATCCTGCTGCAAATACAAATGATTAATGAATACGGGTAAACTAAATTtcttttatgttaatataaacGTTCCTTACTAAGTGAATACTGGTAGCAGTTGGACTGTGTTGTAATTTGGCCCCCAAGATGCCTTCTTGATTAAGCTTTTGAAGCAATTCTTGCGGATCCACATTGCCATACTCATGTTTTCTTTCCTTTAGAACTTCTTCTTTGATAGGTGCAGGCGAGCCAGAAGAGGCTTTACGCTTTCCACTTGGTCTATCTTCAATGctctataaatataattttcaattaattctatgttaatttatgttttaatactaaacgtactaGCACTTCATACATTATACATTAACTATTCCTACcataaccaatcaaataactggttataaaataaaggtaaacaaattaaatgataaatttttcttaatgaaaaaagaaacaaaaggaaagacgaaaattgaaaaactagttaatcagacaatataagaattgatataaagttaaatagacagaagaaaatacagaattttcaataaaactggtcatttgactggtcgcggtacgtttagtggtAATAATGCATACCTTTATTGTATACACATTATCTTTAACTTCTAATTCGCCAGTAATAGAAGCAAGACTCAATCCAGGTCGAACTTCACTTGGAACTATATTTCCAGCCAATTCAGGTTCAATAAATACTcgtcctttcttccttttcagaggtaatttaattacttcgcctcgtttaaaagtaattaaaggtTTTTCCTTAAACGCACATACGGATCAAGTgtcaatattcaaaataatccaTACGTAAGTAACAGCATTTAAGTACTAAGAAACAAAGACTTACTCCAACTGGTTCTATTACAAGATCTGTCCTATGTGGTGCTGTTATTGGTGGTTGTGTATAACATTCAGGTATCACCAAATGTTCTggttttaaatccctaattaaCTTATTAGCTTGAGTAAAATTAAGGGATGTATCTATCGGACAATGTACTGCTTTCATAGCTAAAGGTTGGAATGGTGCTAAAGCATCCAGATATGGAAAATCTGGTTCTAAAATAATCACTGATTAATACAGAATATACAGAGTATCACAAAAATATACATACTATACAAAATGTACCTGTAAAAATTATTGTATGTTGTGGATTATTACTCCACAACTGAACAAAATGAACTGCATCCCCAAATCTAAGACTAGGGTGACCACAGAAAACAACACAGGGTTGTCTATAGTCAGAACTAAAACCTTCTGCATATGTTgatgtaaaatgttttaatctattatttttaacaagaaATGCATGAGGAAATGGTTCTTCGGGAAGATAaactttattttgtttatttgttgaTAACCTACAATGAAATCAGAAAAAATCATGTAAATGTTcataacattcaatattctcAAACGTACCATTCAGCTAATATATTTGAGTAGGCTAAAGATGATTCAGCTACTGGTGATATAAAAAATAAGGGAACTTGCGTAAATCCTGACTTGTCCAAATGAGTACTAAGGCATTCGAATAAGTCGTACACAACACCAGATGGATAACAAGGTATTAAAACACATCCACCAGCTCTGAGGGTCATAGCTAAaatcatatttcaatataaGTATTGAATTTCTAACAAACAATAAACACTCGTTACATACCAACAGTCATGCAAAGTTCTCCAAGCATTGTATCAGGATTAGCAGTAGGGGTTTGAGTTAAACCTGTCAATATTAATAAGTTGGCATGTTTTAATGTTGCCTGTTCCATAGGACGTGGATGTGTTGTTAATGTTGATGATCCACTTACAAATGCAACTTTTTCATGATCGCATGATATCAACCAATTACTACTACCCAAACAATATCCAGAGCTTATAGGGGTTACCGTTAATGCACCATATATATCCTATgaaggattaataaatatttattctgaaCTAACAGTGTCTTACGTTTACTTACTAATTTTTGATCATATCCAACAGTTTGAATGTACGACAAAGCATTATTAACTGCTGACATCGAATATACATGTTTCCAAGACTTTGGTTTAAGGGCATCAGCTAAAGGGGGAGGTAAAACATGTAACATCTCCTTCCAATGTTTAGCCAATGTTGCTCTAGGTGTTTGTTCAATAAATTCTACTAATTCTTCCATAAAAAATCGTCCAATTTGTAACGTCGGTTCTGTAGCATACACAATGCCTTTAAAACCAGTATCTTCAGTTATAAATGGTAGAGCCAACATACAGGTATAATTTGATATCAAAATAGCATCGATttctgaaaaatcaattattttctccAGTGGTGGAGAAAATTCAGGAGTAGAATCTACAAATACTCTACCACAACATTCTTTCAATTCCTAGAAATGAAACGTTTAAAACTTATAGATTATTACACATAAGAGAAACTTTTTTATACATTgattaaaacatataaatattcaaacccCTTCTATCTGCCAATCTTGATGATTATCACGAGGAAGCCATGATAGTAAAGAATTGAATTTAGCACTAGGAACCAAAGGCATTGGCATAAAATGTAATACGGATTGCATATTTAAGCCGCAGTCCAACATTAATGTAATGCCTTTGAAACTTAACACCAAACATGGCTTTGTTGGTTCACTTGATAAACAATACTATAAACAAAAACTCTTATACAATACAATTATCATAAACAATGATGATAATAAAagttaatgattgataaaatttatgtatattaaggTTACGATTGGGATTATTAAAAGTATTCAGTatcttattacattatttataattaagcaCTTCAGTAtcacaataataatagttaccaatttcattttaaaaattgcgttcttctttttattctttacttATTCGATCTGTAAGATAGAAGTATTTTCATCGGACATGTAAACATTGAAAACATAACCTCTCAAGAAAAGAGTGTAGTTTTATgactttcaaattattttatgtcaaatcaaacatttgtaatatttattcatataaagtataaaatacataTGATATAcgattacaaaaagaaaaatttccttcccttttgtctatttatttgtgTGTTTAAAAATGTGTGAAGTTATAGTATTGTTCAATGGTTATTCTTTAAGACTTGAAAATGGAACAATGAAAGCGAATTGTTCTTGCACACTAATAAAAGcttcaaaaaatataattgttgaTACTATGACAGCTTGGGATAgagaaaaaataatagaaggtatcatttcaattacattttgtatatattcaTGAGATGCtcattcaaaaatttcatttcagctCTTAAACAGCATAATATTACCCCTGATAAAATTGATTATGTTGTTTGTACTCATAGTCATGCAGATCACATAGGCAACaataatctttttttaaatgcagAACATATAATCGGAACTTGCATTCATCGAGGtgaaatttttcttgaaaaaaatttaaaagatGGTAATGCCTTTTATGTATactgataattataatttaattataattatacaataagtaTATAGAAATTCTTATTATTCTAAATACAGAAGCATATGAAATTTGCCCAGGAGTTAAAATCATAGCTACTCCAGGACATACAGCTGAAGATGTCACAGTGCTAGTTCAAAGTACTACATCTGGAAAATCTGTATGGTTTGCTATAACAggtttcttttcaatttatttatgctTTAAATCTTatcataattcactttgttacatttaattatattgtaatacattTTGCAGGGGATTTGTTTGAGAAAGAGGAAGACATCTTAATTCCTTCAATCTGGAAAGAATTGGGAACTGTAGAATTACAACGAGATCAATCTCATTGGAGAtcgtatataattaattttgcagACTTTATAATACCTGGACATGGACCTATGTTTAGTGTTACTAATGATATGAGAAAAATAATCAAGAATCAAGAAgtgtgttaattttataatatttgtaaaaataaagttaaattataaattaagttttatagaatttattaacaattttgaattttttattacaaaacactgagtaattaataattaccaatgaaattatgttaaatgaaactagctattgaaaaattttattttttatgtcaaatgttttgtttcaatttttttcatttttagtaatagtaattattaatacttgtgcgtttaaagaatatttaatattattacagtattaatttaaattacagaaagtattttaaaaatatggttaaactttttttttcaataaacaaaatattccacAGACAATAGGTTGTTTATTGTGTTCGCTTATAAAGATACTAAACTTGATTTCAGTAGATGATGTTTTCTTCTGTAATGTTGAATaagttaatgaatttatttttacaaatactttattaaacacTGTAAAGTGTAGTACATAGTATCACAACATCTGTAGCCTATATGTATAGTATACAtagtaattattacatattcaaTTCACAAATAGAAAAGAGCATTTCAGTTATTATATGCTAAAATCCTGCTTATTATGCAACTGCATAAATCCATCAACATAATTTGCcttgtacaattaaattaatgtattaagTAGCTACatgtaattgtaaaaagaataacACGCATACATTGTAAAGGATAGTTTCAATATgctgtattttaaatattcacttCTAGTATGCAAACTAAACATTTAAGTAGTTTTGTTACATATTCACAGCCAACAtctaaagtaaaaatttatgtATCATTATACATCATTTTCATATTCGATACATTTGTATTCAATGGTTTACATTCTGCTGAtaataaatcatatttaaatataattgtacattAAACAGTGATACATACGAAATTATAAGCTAATGCTGCATAGTTTAAtcatatattgttaataatgacAATGTTATGTCTTTCTCAAAAATAATTAGATTATATTTGTAGacaatattactttatttgtgTTCTTGCAATATGAATCTTTTTTTTAACTGCATTGTTATCATGTACTTGAAAAGTATTATACTTTCTCTTgtaatagtgtttataaaagaaattcttgttttttcttgtaatttatttatctatgtgAACTTTTGGCACTTGTTTCATTTGCCATGCACAAAAACTTTTTAAGTACATTTTTctcatttaattgatttaactgACATgccaattatacatttttttgtgttctaaaaatgtacatatatttaaaaattataatataaaagtatttgcaCATTGTAACGTGCTAAGTGTCCTGCACCTTTAAGGGAAACATGTTTGCTTATGGCAGCAAAATCAATTCACTGGataacaaattaaattctatatcCAAATAGTTTTCGTACAAATATAACAGTTTACCTTTATGAAATTAATGCAAAATACATCTAAacgtaataattgaaatttgtattatacattttaacattAATGTGTATTAAAGCATTAGCATTTTCAGCAAAACAAAATATAGCTGTAAGAATATCAATTTATTGTCACAGTATTAacataaaagttttatataaatgtgtTATTTGTAAGAGAAAGGactactttttaaatattttattatatcttaatggattgatcaattattatacttaaatgtATAATGCATACTTGGTAGGTGCAAGTCGGTGTTACCACATTGTATCTGATCCAACAATGGTTTAACATAAATTtggttttcaataaatattataagccAGAACGTTCACTGAATAGTAACTAACATAACAACTGAAAACTGTAAATTTACATCAATGACcgttactttttttttataaccAACTCCATCAAGCTTAAACAACCAATAagtctatttaaatataattgaacatggtacacacatacacgcacacgcacgcacgcacgcacgtacaAGCTGATTATTTGAGAATTCAGATATTTACCTAATCCAATATTAGCAATAGTCAAagaggaataaataattaaaaactaaataataaaatggaaaatgtatcCATTATAAAGTGAATGTAACAGGAGTTGTATTCATTCATATGATaatataaagaagaaattaatttcaaagaaagaatatattgatagaaaatatatttcttaattattgggaagtatttatattaataataaaggcaGCTGATACtgggaatatttttataaatctatGACAGGTAATATTGTATTGGATACAACAGTCTGCACAGATTATAAGCCtttcaaataaatacatttatcggTTGAACATACAGTACAATATATTAAGCAAGGTAAGCTTGTTTACCAATGTAAATTAGTCTTTACAAATGTCTCCCGACCAAACCTGGCAAGGCGACGCGTGTGTGCAGTGGTAGTGGTCCCGGAATAACTTCTCCCATCACAGTTCCCAGCTGCCCCACAAAGTATTAAACACATCAAGAACCCATCTCTCGAttcttacatattatttaatGGTATACCAAatgcaattattcaaatattaattttgtgtattttaaatCTTCTAATTAAAATCATTCTTAAAGAATTACATATAACATGTAGAGAACTAGGCAAACGTTTCAGCTAAATCTTCTTCATAAAGATGCTACAATTAAACAAAATCTATGAAACAAGGAAAAGGCTTCAATTTACATTATTTCGTATTTTTGTATTCGTAAAGTTTAcctaaaatgtataaaataataatgttaaaacagttttatatagaagatTTCAATGATCTGAAATCTATATTTTAAGTTTAGAATTTTTGGAaggcaatttttattttgccctctccttgttatttatttttggtACAATAATACTTACATCAAAGTTTTTGTTGTTAGTGTCTTTCTACCTTGccgaaaatattcaacaatattttccaaagaaaagaaatatcagAAATACGATCAACatttatagaaactataatacaaaagtaatattgtTTGACATCAAGATTGCGTATGCATATACCTAAGTCATAATTCGCTCACTAAGAATTGAGGTATTGATTACAATGTACCAGAAAACATACACATACATCTTGTATCATTTTAAGAATTTGTAACTTATCTAATAACAGAATTACATAGATTAGAAATTAAACACATTGAATCAGgatttataaagaaaacaagataatgttaaacaatataaatgatTATGGCATGTTAAAAAATAAGGAGGACATTGCTTTAATACTTAAAACTTAATTGCAGCCATATCTTCAAAAATGTATACAACTCGCTATTGATAAAGTGTGTTAAATTCACTTTTATAAATGTGTTCTGTTTGGGGAGCTCCTTACATGTGTCTGTGGAGAAACCAAATAAAAATAAGCaatacaaacaaattaaataaaagaataaaagtaatgcaaataataatacaataaaaaataagaatctgTGTACACAACTTAAAACATTCTATTATAACTGCATACACAGTCATTTATCGCTTTAAGAATAAATTGCTTGCCGATTGCACAATAGCGTAACAAGTTTGAAGAAAtctttataaattgtaatataatttattaaaacattaaattcagtttaaatttaaaacatattaaatttgCAACTTAGATTTCTTATGTTGTAAGTAAAATATGACACGCAAGACTTAAAAGTACTGAAATGTGCATTAAGCTATTTGCAGCAATGTGCAGAGAATGCATcagaaactatatttaaaaagtaGGGAGACATAATAgtatagtaaaaaatatttttaataatgtaaagaaagatgaaacaaaattgttttttccTGTACATATTACGTGTTATTGTTAGCATAAGTAGTGTGCAAGCGGCAAATCTTAGATAACATTCGTAATATGAAACTTAATGGTTGGAAAGTGATTTGGTTTCTCATGCAACAACATTCGGTAAATGAGAGATCTAAACTAAATTCTTTGTCAGTACAACTACGTATAGATAAAATGTAAGAAATgtgaaaaaagtaataaaaactaCAAGGGACAATATCTACTCCCTCAACCTGTTAATATGTTCTGATGTTACTAAAGTATGAAAGCTTAGAGGTTCATCGAATActgaaaattatgtttaatgttcgattacaatatttttaagaaatttggcaatttcaataacatttcactGTACATTATGTTTATATTAGACCTTTTGTTATAATATTCTACTTTCAAAGAAATCACAATATGTACATATtctagaaattttttatttatgtccTATGTATCATCTGAGTTTTGTAAATTGCATTCATACTAAAATACATCACACTATTACGCCAACGAGCTCTGAATACAGAGACaatgaatcatttatttcttgcaCCAATATTATCTTTCCACCTTATCgctaatattaaagaaaaatataattaacataatttttcataaaagcTTCATAATAGCCCctaatcatttaaataaatatataaacgtgTATGTGACTTgaatatgataaaataaataaatattatatttttttaaatagaggAATTTACATACCACTTtctttaatctatataaaattatggaatTGTTAGCTAATAGTACAGACCTCCCTTCACAGgaacataaaaaattttaagtgaaattatcattaaaaatattttatataaagtaattACTTTTAGTTATCTCTCCTATCCCGAAATTCTGTATTAcaaagttttttaaaaaatcttctcaaaatactattttcaatgGTTTCTGCCCCATTACAATGTTCGTAATGGAATAAATCCTTCCATTCCAATGATTCTTAggtcttcatcatcatcatcgtcatcatcatcatttctttttctctaaaAAAATCGGTAAGAAAGCTATCAAATGTAGACTAGAGAAATTCCTTTAAATTGATAAAGAAAAAGTTGAACAAAAACACAAGTTTTTGGCGCTTAAGttaaattaacagaaatatctttttaacatttaatagtATAGCTATATCAGCAGAcattaaacataattttcaaattaagaacataatttcaaaattaaattctatgcagaaacaagaaataaaatgtGTTTTTTAATAATGACTAATCTATGTTACGTGAATGAGGAAGTGTTGAATTGTATAGTGTCACGCGTGTTGACTCTTCAAGAAGTTCTAGATAATTTATTCTTTGTGTGTTTACGAAAGGTAATCAATGACTAGAATAGTTGCATACATTTATTGCACTTGTAAAATAACTTTGGTAGGAACACTA belongs to Nomia melanderi isolate GNS246 chromosome 12, iyNomMela1, whole genome shotgun sequence and includes:
- the IntS9 gene encoding integrator complex subunit 9, giving the protein MKLYCLSSEPTKPCLVLSFKGITLMLDCGLNMQSVLHFMPMPLVPSAKFNSLLSWLPRDNHQDWQIEGELKECCGRVFVDSTPEFSPPLEKIIDFSEIDAILISNYTCMLALPFITEDTGFKGIVYATEPTLQIGRFFMEELVEFIEQTPRATLAKHWKEMLHVLPPPLADALKPKSWKHVYSMSAVNNALSYIQTVGYDQKLDIYGALTVTPISSGYCLGSSNWLISCDHEKVAFVSGSSTLTTHPRPMEQATLKHANLLILTGLTQTPTANPDTMLGELCMTVAMTLRAGGCVLIPCYPSGVVYDLFECLSTHLDKSGFTQVPLFFISPVAESSLAYSNILAEWLSTNKQNKVYLPEEPFPHAFLVKNNRLKHFTSTYAEGFSSDYRQPCVVFCGHPSLRFGDAVHFVQLWSNNPQHTIIFTEPDFPYLDALAPFQPLAMKAVHCPIDTSLNFTQANKLIRDLKPEHLVIPECYTQPPITAPHRTDLVIEPVGEKPLITFKRGEVIKLPLKRKKGRVFIEPELAGNIVPSEVRPGLSLASITGELEVKDNVYTIKSIEDRPSGKRKASSGSPAPIKEEVLKERKHEYGNVDPQELLQKLNQEGILGAKLQHSPTATSIHLQDEDTLIQIGDNSTHIFCNGDQKIRRRLRIIIMQCLKRF
- the LOC116426349 gene encoding metallo-beta-lactamase domain-containing protein 1, encoding MCEVIVLFNGYSLRLENGTMKANCSCTLIKASKNIIVDTMTAWDREKIIEALKQHNITPDKIDYVVCTHSHADHIGNNNLFLNAEHIIGTCIHRGEIFLEKNLKDEAYEICPGVKIIATPGHTAEDVTVLVQSTTSGKSVWFAITGDLFEKEEDILIPSIWKELGTVELQRDQSHWRSYIINFADFIIPGHGPMFSVTNDMRKIIKNQEVC